Part of the Geodermatophilus obscurus DSM 43160 genome is shown below.
TCGACCGGGTGTCGGAGGAGGTGAGGGAGTTGTCCGAGGACCAGACCGGCGCGGACGCCGGCACGCAGGACGCGGTTCTGCTGTTCGTCGGTGGCCCGCTCGACGGCCGGGTGGAGATCCGCGAGGCGCGGCACGGGGAGCCCCTGCCGACCGTCACGCACGTCCACCTGCACGGCGGCCCCAAGGTCGTGCACCGCTACGACCTGACCCCGCTGGGCCCGCAGGCCGGGGTCTACCACCTGCGCCCCCGGCAGATGGTGCGCGACCAGTCCGTCGCGGAGTGACCCGTACACCTGTCACACCCGGGTCCTGACGGACGGCACTGCCGGGTGGCCGGGCCGGCTGACACCGTCGGCCCATGACCGGCGACCCGCTGCTCCTGCTCCACGTGACCGCCGGGACGGCGGGACTGCTGCTCGGACCGGTGTGGCTCGTCGCCCGACTGGCGGGAGCACGGGCGCGGGGCCCGGCCGGCGCCTACCAGGCGGCGGTCGCCGGTGTCGCGGCGAGCGGCGCGGTCCTGGCGGTGTCGGCGCCCGGCCTGGGCTGGCTGCTCCCGGTGGCCGTGGCCACGGAGGCGCTCGCGGTCACCGGTGCGCTGGCCCGGCGACAGGCGTGGCCGCACTGGCGGACCCTGCAGCCGCACCTGCTGGGCGGTTCCTACATCGCACTGGTAACCGGGCTGCTGGTGGCCTCCACGGGGAACCCGGTGTGGTGGGTGCTGCCTGCGCTGGTCGGTCAGGCGCCCATCGCCGTCGCGAAGCGCCGGCTCCACGGTGCCGCTGTCGCGGCGCCGGTCGCTCAGGTGCGGCGCAGCACCAGCGCCAGGTAGCCGAACTCGTCGCGGTGCGCCCGCCGGACCTCGACCTCGCTGCGGGCCTCGGCCAGGACCGCGGCCGTCCCGGGGTCCGGGTCCGGCAGCGCCTCGATCACTGCGTCAATCGCCGCGGCCAGCGGGCGGTGGTACTCGTCGGTCCAGTCCGCGTCGGGCAGCAGGTGCGTCGCCAGGACCTCCCAGCCGGCCGACCGGGCCGCCCCCACCAGTGCCGCCTCGTCGCGCATCGCCGGGTACCGCGCCCAGAACCGGCGGGCCTCCGCGGAGGGGGCGGCCGTCGTCCAGACCGCGTCGGTGAGCACCAGCGCCCCACCGGGCCGCAGCAGCCGGCGCCACTCGTGCAGCGCCCGGTCCACGCCCATCAGGTAGGCCGCGCCCTCGCACCACAGCAGCTCGAACGTGCCGTCGGGGTGGGGCAGCGCGGTCATCGACGCCCGCTCGACGGCGACCCGCCCGGCGAGGCCGGCGTCCTGCGCGGCGCTGCGGGTGCGGCGCAGGAACGGCTCGTGCAGGTCCACGGCGGTCACCCGCACGCCGGCACCGGCCAGCACCAGCGACGCCCGACCGGGACCGCAGCCGATGTCGAGAGCGCGGCGGGAGGCCGGCAGCGGCGCGGTGAGCTCCAGCAGCGTCCGGGTGGTCGCGTCCGACCCCACGCCCTCGCGCGGCAGGTCGCCGTGCAGTGCCCGGAAGACCTCAGCGGCGTCCACCGCGGTCAGCGGCGGTGCAGTGCGTGCAGCGCCGTCACCACGTCGTCGAAGACCGCCCGACCGAGCGCCGCGCCCTCCCGGCGGGCCGAGCCGGGTGGCAGGAGCAGCAGGCGGTCCAGGCGCACCTCGCTGGGTCGCCCGCGCGGGTCCCAGCCGCCGCGGCCGACGTCCATCCAGGTGCGGCCGTGCCGTG
Proteins encoded:
- a CDS encoding class I SAM-dependent methyltransferase, whose product is MDAAEVFRALHGDLPREGVGSDATTRTLLELTAPLPASRRALDIGCGPGRASLVLAGAGVRVTAVDLHEPFLRRTRSAAQDAGLAGRVAVERASMTALPHPDGTFELLWCEGAAYLMGVDRALHEWRRLLRPGGALVLTDAVWTTAAPSAEARRFWARYPAMRDEAALVGAARSAGWEVLATHLLPDADWTDEYHRPLAAAIDAVIEALPDPDPGTAAVLAEARSEVEVRRAHRDEFGYLALVLRRT